From a single Pasteurella atlantica genomic region:
- the miaA gene encoding tRNA (adenosine(37)-N6)-dimethylallyltransferase MiaA, producing the protein MQKPLAIFLMGPTASGKTDLAIQLRKNLPIEVISVDSALIYKGMDIGTAKPTKQELAQAPHRLIDIIDPAESYSVANFCEDARQEMAEITIAGKIPLLVGGTMLYYKGLVEGLSPLPSSQPEIRERIQAKAEKIGWVELHKELLSIDPVAGQRINENDNQRIGRALEVFYISGKTMTELIAQKGEVLPYDVLQFAISPQDRAILHQRIEQRFHKMIDLGFKQEVERLFERKDLHIDLPSIRCVGYRQMWEHLQGDISLDDAIFKGICATRQLAKRQITWLRGWKSEIEWLDSLELDNSYIKMKKIIELKL; encoded by the coding sequence ATGCAAAAACCTCTCGCTATTTTTTTAATGGGTCCTACCGCTTCAGGAAAAACAGATCTTGCTATCCAATTAAGAAAAAATTTACCCATTGAAGTTATCAGCGTTGATTCAGCCTTAATTTATAAAGGTATGGATATTGGCACAGCTAAGCCAACTAAACAAGAGTTGGCTCAGGCACCACATCGTTTAATTGATATTATCGATCCTGCAGAATCCTATTCTGTTGCAAATTTCTGTGAAGATGCACGACAAGAAATGGCTGAAATTACGATAGCAGGGAAAATTCCTCTTTTAGTTGGAGGTACAATGCTGTATTACAAAGGCTTGGTAGAAGGGCTTTCACCCTTACCTTCTTCGCAACCAGAAATAAGGGAAAGAATTCAAGCTAAAGCGGAAAAAATAGGCTGGGTAGAATTACATAAAGAGTTATTAAGTATTGACCCTGTTGCAGGACAACGTATTAATGAAAATGATAACCAACGAATTGGACGAGCCTTAGAGGTCTTTTATATTTCAGGTAAAACAATGACAGAGTTAATCGCTCAAAAAGGAGAGGTATTACCCTATGATGTTTTGCAATTTGCAATCTCTCCTCAAGATCGAGCTATATTACATCAACGAATAGAACAGCGTTTTCATAAAATGATAGATCTTGGTTTTAAACAAGAGGTTGAGCGGTTATTTGAACGTAAAGATTTACATATTGATTTGCCTTCAATCCGTTGTGTCGGTTATCGCCAAATGTGGGAGCACTTACAAGGTGATATTTCTCTTGATGACGCAATTTTTAAAGGTATCTGTGCCACAAGACAGCTTGCTAAACGTCAAATAACTTGGTTGCGAGGATGGAAAAGTGAGATAGAATGGTTGGATAGTCTAGAACTAGATAATTCTTATATTAAAATGAAAAAGATCATTGAGTTAAAATTATAA
- the cpdA gene encoding 3',5'-cyclic-AMP phosphodiesterase, translating to MDYFYQPLQKNESIRILQITDTHLFSKKNEQLLGMNTTNSFQAVLDAILDNPFQFELVLATGDLVQDHNEQGYHCFAKMVEPLEKPIFWLPGNHDQAQMEKPLQQYSQINPQKQILIGDKWQILMLDSQVFGVPYGKLSSHQLDWLHTKLEQNKERYTLIALHHNILPTYSAWLDQHSLRNVHDFAQIIKPYHNIKAIIHGHIHQEMDQIWKGIRILSTPSTCIQFKPNSNNFTLDLIPQGWREIVLHPDGSINTEVKRLATNEFLPDFSAEGY from the coding sequence ATGGATTATTTTTATCAACCACTTCAAAAAAATGAAAGTATCCGTATTTTACAAATTACGGATACGCATTTGTTTTCGAAAAAAAATGAACAATTGTTAGGAATGAATACAACTAACAGTTTTCAAGCTGTGCTGGATGCTATTTTAGATAACCCGTTTCAGTTTGAGCTTGTGTTAGCAACTGGAGATTTAGTACAAGATCATAATGAACAAGGTTATCACTGCTTTGCAAAAATGGTAGAACCACTAGAGAAACCTATTTTTTGGTTACCAGGTAATCACGATCAAGCTCAAATGGAAAAACCATTACAACAGTATTCACAAATTAACCCACAAAAACAAATTTTAATTGGAGATAAATGGCAGATTTTAATGCTAGATAGCCAAGTATTTGGTGTACCATACGGCAAATTAAGTTCACACCAATTAGATTGGTTACACACAAAATTAGAGCAAAACAAAGAGCGTTATACTTTGATCGCATTACATCATAATATCTTACCGACTTATTCTGCTTGGTTAGATCAACACAGTTTACGCAATGTCCACGATTTTGCCCAAATAATAAAACCTTATCACAATATCAAAGCCATTATTCACGGACATATTCATCAAGAAATGGATCAAATATGGAAAGGTATACGTATTTTATCTACGCCTTCAACTTGTATTCAATTCAAACCCAATAGCAATAATTTTACTTTAGACTTAATTCCACAAGGTTGGCGAGAAATAGTTTTACATCCAGATGGTTCAATAAATACAGAGGTTAAACGTCTTGCAACAAATGAATTCTTACCTGATTTTAGCGCAGAAGGGTACTAG
- the nudF gene encoding ADP-ribose diphosphatase, with protein sequence MSKVLQFNQKDIEILREETVYKGHFELKKVFFRHKLYAGGMSGEVCRELLMKGAASALIAYDPVKDNVVLIEQVRIGAYEPESKKSPWLLELIAGMIDTDESPEEVAIRESKEEAGLTVENIQHALTVWDSPGGMAEKLHIYLGLVDTTNVGGIYGLEEENEDILVHIVSREIAYQWIEEGKIDNVIAVLGLQWLQLNYHKFKK encoded by the coding sequence ATGAGTAAAGTTTTACAATTTAATCAAAAAGATATTGAAATCTTACGTGAAGAAACTGTTTATAAAGGGCATTTTGAACTCAAAAAAGTGTTCTTTCGCCATAAACTTTATGCAGGTGGAATGAGTGGTGAAGTGTGTCGAGAACTTTTAATGAAAGGTGCAGCCTCTGCTTTAATTGCTTATGATCCCGTTAAAGATAATGTGGTCTTAATTGAACAAGTTAGAATTGGTGCTTATGAACCTGAAAGTAAAAAATCACCGTGGTTATTAGAATTGATCGCAGGAATGATAGATACCGATGAAAGCCCTGAAGAAGTCGCTATCCGTGAAAGTAAGGAAGAAGCTGGCTTAACAGTAGAAAACATTCAACACGCCTTAACGGTTTGGGATAGCCCAGGGGGAATGGCAGAAAAATTACATATTTATTTAGGATTAGTAGATACAACTAATGTCGGTGGAATCTATGGCTTAGAAGAAGAAAATGAAGATATTTTGGTGCATATTGTCTCGCGTGAAATAGCTTATCAATGGATAGAAGAAGGCAAGATCGATAATGTAATTGCTGTTCTAGGATTGCAGTGGTTACAGTTAAATTATCACAAATTTAAAAAATAA
- the tatC gene encoding twin-arginine translocase subunit TatC codes for MSVEQSQPLISHLVELRSRLLHALACIGIVFVLLVFWANDIYSLLATPLTERLPSGATMIATNVATPFFTPIKLTLVVAVFLSVPYILYQIWAFVAPALYKHEKRLVYPLLVSSTLLFYVGVAFAYYVVFPLVFGFLTSTTPEGVTMATDIASYLDFILTIFLAFGVCFEVPVAIILLCWAEVTTVKDLKAKRPYIIVIAFVIGMLLTPPDMFSQTLLAIPMVLLFEVGLIFSQFYEKK; via the coding sequence ATGTCAGTTGAACAGTCACAACCTTTAATTAGTCATCTCGTTGAATTACGTAGTCGTTTGTTACATGCACTTGCTTGTATTGGTATTGTTTTTGTTTTATTGGTATTTTGGGCAAATGATATTTATTCATTGTTAGCAACACCTTTAACTGAACGTTTACCCTCTGGTGCAACAATGATTGCGACCAATGTAGCGACACCTTTTTTTACACCAATTAAATTAACACTTGTGGTTGCTGTATTCTTATCTGTTCCTTATATTTTGTATCAAATATGGGCATTTGTGGCTCCCGCTCTTTATAAACATGAAAAACGTTTGGTTTATCCATTACTTGTTTCTAGCACGTTACTGTTCTATGTTGGGGTTGCTTTTGCTTATTATGTGGTTTTTCCATTAGTATTTGGTTTTTTAACCAGTACCACCCCAGAAGGGGTAACAATGGCAACGGATATTGCCAGTTATCTCGATTTTATTTTAACTATTTTTTTAGCTTTTGGTGTGTGTTTTGAAGTCCCTGTTGCTATTATTCTATTGTGTTGGGCAGAGGTAACGACAGTAAAAGATTTAAAAGCAAAACGACCTTATATTATTGTGATTGCTTTTGTTATTGGAATGTTACTTACACCTCCAGATATGTTTTCACAAACATTGTTGGCTATTCCAATGGTTCTATTATTTGAAGTTGGGTTGATTTTTTCTCAATTTTATGAGAAAAAATAA
- the hemB gene encoding porphobilinogen synthase — MHICYSSFPNRRLRRLRKHDFSRRLVAENQLTVNDLIYPVFVIEGENQRVSVPSMPNIERLTIDQLLIEAKLLVKYGVPAIALFPVVEQDKKSLMAEEAYNPDGLVQRTVRALKQAYPELGIITDVALDPFTTHGQDGIIDDSGYVLNDVTKDILVKQALSHAQAGADIVAPSDMMDGRIGAIRQELEQHGFINTQIMAYSAKYASNYYGPFRDAVGSSSNLKGGDKKTYQLDPANGNEGLHEVALDIQEGADMVMVKPGMPYLDMVWRVKEQFGVPTFAYQVSGEYAMHLAAIQNGWLKEKECIMESLLCFKRAGADGILTYFAKQVAQWLYEDQYR; from the coding sequence ATGCATATTTGTTATTCATCTTTTCCAAATCGTCGCTTACGCCGTTTGCGTAAGCACGATTTTAGTCGTCGTCTGGTGGCAGAAAATCAACTAACAGTGAATGATTTGATTTATCCTGTATTTGTGATTGAAGGAGAAAATCAGCGAGTATCTGTACCTTCAATGCCAAATATAGAACGATTAACTATTGATCAACTATTAATTGAAGCAAAGTTACTTGTAAAATATGGTGTACCTGCCATCGCATTGTTTCCAGTAGTAGAACAAGACAAAAAATCATTAATGGCAGAAGAGGCTTATAACCCTGATGGGTTAGTACAACGCACTGTTCGAGCATTAAAGCAGGCATATCCAGAATTAGGCATCATAACAGATGTTGCATTAGATCCTTTTACCACTCACGGTCAAGATGGAATTATTGATGATAGTGGCTATGTTTTAAATGATGTCACCAAAGATATTTTAGTGAAACAAGCTCTTTCTCATGCACAAGCTGGAGCAGATATTGTGGCTCCTAGTGATATGATGGACGGACGTATTGGCGCTATACGCCAAGAACTCGAACAGCACGGCTTTATTAATACACAAATAATGGCTTATTCTGCTAAGTATGCCTCAAATTACTATGGACCTTTCCGAGATGCGGTGGGTTCATCAAGTAATTTGAAAGGTGGTGATAAAAAGACCTATCAGCTTGATCCTGCTAATGGAAATGAAGGGTTACACGAAGTTGCTCTTGATATTCAAGAAGGGGCTGATATGGTAATGGTTAAACCGGGAATGCCTTATTTAGATATGGTATGGCGTGTTAAAGAGCAGTTTGGTGTGCCTACTTTTGCTTATCAAGTTTCTGGTGAGTATGCAATGCATCTGGCTGCCATTCAAAATGGTTGGCTTAAAGAAAAAGAGTGTATAATGGAATCACTACTTTGTTTTAAACGAGCAGGTGCGGATGGAATTTTAACCTATTTTGCGAAACAAGTTGCACAATGGTTATATGAAGATCAATACCGCTAA
- the hfq gene encoding RNA chaperone Hfq: MAKGQSLQDPYLNSLRRERIPVSIYLVNGIKLQGQIESFDQFVILLKNTVSQMVYKHAISTIVPARAISHNNNNHPQATPQSCNQAESQVESVGTE, encoded by the coding sequence ATGGCAAAAGGTCAATCTTTACAAGATCCATATTTAAATTCACTACGCCGTGAAAGGATTCCTGTTTCTATTTATCTCGTTAATGGAATTAAGTTACAAGGTCAAATTGAATCATTTGATCAGTTTGTTATTTTATTAAAAAATACAGTGAGTCAAATGGTATATAAGCATGCTATTTCGACTATTGTTCCTGCACGAGCAATATCTCATAATAACAATAATCATCCACAAGCTACCCCTCAATCTTGTAATCAAGCAGAGTCTCAAGTTGAAAGTGTCGGTACAGAGTAG